Proteins found in one Arthrobacter pascens genomic segment:
- a CDS encoding SRPBCC family protein: MRRLQLETRTELRAPASKVFDFVADHTNAPRWQSGIDEIRRITPGPIGVGTEHELTRRFAGMKVVARNRFIAYEPDRFVAFEIPSGKMTGVASYLIEPTGANTCRLISNVDFQVAGLARFAIPLLTLIFKRDDEKALATLKVLLERP; the protein is encoded by the coding sequence ATGAGAAGGCTCCAACTGGAAACGCGCACCGAGCTGCGGGCTCCGGCTTCAAAGGTCTTCGACTTCGTCGCAGACCACACGAACGCGCCCCGATGGCAAAGCGGCATCGATGAGATACGGCGCATCACGCCGGGTCCTATCGGCGTTGGCACGGAGCATGAATTAACGCGGCGATTCGCAGGGATGAAGGTCGTCGCCCGTAACCGCTTCATCGCCTACGAGCCTGACCGCTTCGTCGCCTTCGAGATTCCCTCGGGCAAGATGACCGGAGTGGCCTCGTATTTGATCGAGCCCACTGGTGCCAACACCTGTCGGCTCATCAGCAACGTGGATTTCCAAGTGGCCGGGCTGGCCCGGTTCGCCATACCCCTTCTGACGCTGATCTTCAAGCGAGACGACGAGAAGGCCCTAGCCACCCTCAAGGTCCTGCTAGAGCGCCCCTGA
- a CDS encoding VUT family protein yields the protein MTQTALPVVSARTRRDVVVASVAASGLLACILAANFVTSRYGIVPVGFGLMATAGTYFAGLTFVLRDALQDAAGKVWTLGLIAVGAALSFFLADPFIALASAVAFLSSEVADLVVYTPLRKSGYIRAAVASNLVGSFVDTIIFLTIAGFPIQEALAGQMVGKMVVTVAAVALVVGSRIWRKS from the coding sequence ATGACCCAGACCGCGCTTCCCGTCGTTAGTGCCCGCACTAGAAGAGACGTTGTAGTGGCGAGCGTAGCGGCAAGTGGCCTGCTAGCCTGCATTCTTGCCGCTAACTTCGTGACTTCACGATATGGCATCGTTCCCGTTGGCTTTGGCTTGATGGCGACCGCCGGAACGTACTTCGCAGGGTTGACATTCGTTCTGCGCGACGCACTGCAGGACGCCGCTGGCAAGGTGTGGACACTAGGTCTAATTGCTGTAGGTGCAGCATTGTCCTTCTTCTTGGCCGACCCGTTCATTGCCCTTGCGTCTGCCGTGGCATTTCTGTCCTCAGAAGTAGCCGACCTCGTCGTTTACACTCCGCTCAGGAAGAGCGGCTATATCCGTGCGGCCGTTGCGTCTAACCTTGTCGGATCGTTCGTTGACACGATTATTTTCCTGACTATTGCAGGCTTCCCGATTCAAGAGGCGCTGGCGGGCCAAATGGTAGGAAAAATGGTTGTAACAGTTGCCGCTGTCGCTTTAGTAGTCGGTTCTCGGATCTGGCGAAAGTCTTGA
- a CDS encoding MFS transporter — MNVSTAVPSVRKAWWIASVAGMASYLDAGAIVTTGIALVLFQEPFGITPGQIGQLSALLTVMIAVGALIGGRLGDKYGRRRVFSVTMVLFALGALLLTLAPGVGILYLGVILIGFAAGADLPVSIAMIAESAPGGKQGKMVAFSHVLWMAGVLVVQLLAIFVGGMGVTGARILYGHLFVLAVVVLILRAFLPESPAWAREQAAVVAGTVDRVALRGLFSARYLGPLVGTGLFYALANIAANTGGQFGTYLYVNVAGASVSTAATIGFIAFTASFLATFALMRVVDTRYRMPVFIVCSVVCVVALAIPLVLGVAVPTLVAYGVLYGIAGIICGEPMYKVWSQELFPTQYRSSAQGITIAFTRVVAAVAALFTPAIIEYGPEVLFYFLIATTVVAALIGIFWVSRVPKVFTGLPVGERTAASLTDSAA, encoded by the coding sequence ATGAACGTTTCAACTGCAGTACCCTCCGTGCGTAAGGCGTGGTGGATAGCCAGCGTTGCTGGCATGGCGTCCTATTTGGACGCTGGAGCTATCGTCACTACAGGCATCGCCCTGGTCCTATTCCAAGAGCCCTTTGGGATTACACCCGGGCAGATCGGCCAGCTCTCGGCGCTACTTACGGTGATGATCGCCGTCGGTGCCCTGATTGGAGGCCGGCTGGGCGACAAGTACGGGCGGCGCCGGGTGTTCTCGGTAACGATGGTCCTCTTCGCCTTGGGTGCGCTGCTGCTGACGCTGGCCCCCGGGGTGGGGATCCTCTACCTAGGGGTGATTCTGATAGGTTTCGCGGCCGGGGCGGACCTGCCGGTGTCGATTGCCATGATTGCCGAGAGCGCCCCGGGGGGCAAGCAAGGCAAGATGGTGGCCTTCTCTCACGTGCTGTGGATGGCCGGGGTGCTGGTAGTCCAGCTGCTGGCCATCTTCGTCGGTGGCATGGGGGTGACCGGTGCGCGGATCCTCTATGGGCACCTATTTGTGCTGGCCGTGGTGGTGCTGATTCTACGGGCGTTCCTGCCGGAATCCCCGGCCTGGGCGAGGGAACAGGCCGCCGTAGTAGCGGGAACAGTCGACCGGGTCGCGCTCAGGGGACTGTTCTCGGCACGTTATCTAGGCCCGCTGGTGGGAACAGGACTGTTCTACGCTTTGGCCAACATTGCCGCAAACACCGGCGGCCAGTTCGGCACCTATCTTTACGTCAACGTCGCCGGCGCTTCGGTTTCCACGGCCGCCACCATCGGCTTCATCGCCTTCACCGCCAGCTTCTTGGCCACCTTCGCGCTGATGCGGGTGGTGGACACTCGGTACCGGATGCCGGTGTTCATCGTCTGCAGCGTGGTGTGCGTGGTGGCCTTGGCCATCCCGTTGGTACTCGGGGTGGCCGTTCCCACCTTGGTCGCCTACGGGGTGCTCTACGGCATCGCCGGCATAATCTGCGGGGAGCCGATGTATAAGGTGTGGTCCCAAGAGCTGTTCCCCACCCAGTACCGCTCCAGTGCACAGGGCATCACCATCGCCTTTACCCGAGTGGTCGCTGCAGTGGCGGCACTGTTCACACCGGCGATCATTGAGTACGGCCCGGAGGTGCTGTTCTACTTCCTGATCGCCACCACCGTCGTAGCCGCCCTGATCGGCATCTTCTGGGTGTCGCGCGTGCCCAAGGTTTTCACAGGCCTGCCCGTCGGGGAGCGAACGGCCGCATCGTTGACCGACTCCGCCGCCTGA
- a CDS encoding alpha-L-rhamnosidase has translation MSATITRVRFEHHENARLGIEEARPRISWQLGEAPEGFVQTAAHVEVSLGVPGMETDTSLHVLRGEAQVLVPWPARPLVSRERATVRVQVQGPDGWGPWSEPASVEAGLLEPGDWVAGLVGPAWDEEPGTLRRPGRVRTEFVLPPDLVSARLYLSGHGLVEAEINGRRVGDEEFTPGWTSYSHRLRYAAFDVTNLLEAGQNAIGVWLADGWWRGRIGFEGGVWDYYGTDLSALVQLEAVTADGIRHTICSDKNWQAGFGPILTASLYDGETFDARLHDPAWSRPGWDLDGWTPARTTALVASVLVAPTGPPVRCIEELVPVSVEDKGEGRWLLDFGQNHSGRLRLRATGPAGHVITVRHAEVLQAGEIYTRTLREAAATDVLVLGGKELEWEPRFTIHGYRYAEVSGWQGALEPGDVVSRVLHSDMERTGWFRCSDPELERLHENVLWSLRSNFVDIPTDCPQRDERLGWTGDIQVFTATAAFLYNVTGMLSSWLRDLALQQQKIGTVPFYVPWIPLGGWAQLPPDPVAVWDDVAVLTPDVLYQRTGDLQLLHRQYPSARSYVEQVAAKAGPTLLCEGWTQLGDWLDPAAPPESPFEATTEPGLVATAYFAYSARRLAAVASLLGEDDDAARYTDLAEKVVAAFVTRYLTDEGRATSDTQTAYALISAFDLYPNMQSRQAGADRLAQLVREAGGRISTGFAGTPVVTDALTRDGHLTEAYLMVQATGYPSWLYSITMGATTIWERWDSMLADGTVNPGDMTSFNHYALGAVADWMHRVVAGLEAADTAYRRIRFAPRPGGTLTSAGATHRTPYGVARIDWTLEDGALRTTVVVPVGARGIVELPGAEPVEVGHGIHEFAQEYVP, from the coding sequence ATGTCCGCCACCATCACCCGCGTCCGCTTCGAGCACCATGAAAACGCCCGTTTGGGTATCGAGGAAGCCCGGCCGCGGATTTCCTGGCAGCTCGGCGAGGCGCCGGAGGGCTTCGTGCAGACGGCCGCCCACGTCGAGGTGAGCCTCGGGGTGCCGGGAATGGAGACGGACACGAGCCTGCACGTCCTGCGCGGGGAGGCCCAGGTGCTGGTGCCGTGGCCGGCCCGTCCACTGGTCTCCCGGGAGCGGGCCACGGTCCGGGTCCAGGTTCAGGGCCCGGACGGGTGGGGCCCGTGGAGCGAGCCCGCGTCGGTGGAGGCTGGGCTGCTCGAGCCAGGTGACTGGGTAGCCGGCCTTGTCGGTCCTGCTTGGGACGAGGAACCCGGCACGCTGCGACGGCCGGGCAGGGTCCGCACGGAGTTTGTCCTGCCTCCCGACCTCGTCAGTGCCCGCCTGTATCTGTCCGGCCACGGCTTGGTCGAGGCGGAGATCAACGGTCGCCGCGTCGGTGACGAGGAGTTCACCCCGGGGTGGACCAGCTACTCCCACCGGCTGCGCTACGCTGCCTTCGACGTTACCAACCTCCTTGAAGCCGGGCAGAACGCGATCGGGGTGTGGTTGGCCGACGGCTGGTGGCGCGGGCGGATCGGTTTCGAGGGCGGGGTTTGGGACTACTACGGAACCGACCTCTCGGCTCTGGTCCAGCTGGAGGCCGTCACCGCCGACGGCATCCGTCACACCATCTGCAGTGACAAGAATTGGCAGGCCGGTTTCGGCCCCATCCTCACCGCCAGCCTTTACGACGGGGAGACGTTTGACGCCCGCCTCCACGACCCCGCGTGGTCCCGGCCCGGTTGGGATCTGGACGGCTGGACCCCGGCGCGGACCACCGCGCTGGTCGCCTCCGTGCTCGTGGCGCCAACGGGCCCCCCAGTGCGCTGCATTGAGGAGTTGGTTCCGGTGAGCGTGGAGGACAAGGGAGAGGGACGGTGGTTGTTGGACTTCGGGCAAAACCACTCCGGACGTCTCCGATTGCGCGCCACCGGCCCGGCCGGACATGTCATCACTGTGCGCCACGCCGAGGTGCTCCAAGCTGGGGAGATTTACACCCGAACCTTGCGCGAGGCGGCCGCCACTGACGTCCTAGTTCTCGGCGGGAAGGAGCTGGAGTGGGAGCCACGCTTCACGATCCACGGATACCGCTACGCTGAGGTCTCCGGCTGGCAGGGGGCGTTGGAGCCCGGTGACGTCGTCTCCCGGGTACTCCACAGCGACATGGAACGCACCGGCTGGTTCCGCTGCTCCGATCCGGAACTGGAACGCCTGCACGAGAACGTCCTGTGGTCCCTGCGCTCGAACTTCGTGGATATTCCCACCGACTGCCCCCAGCGCGACGAGCGGTTGGGCTGGACCGGGGACATTCAAGTGTTCACCGCTACCGCGGCCTTTCTCTACAATGTCACCGGCATGCTCTCTTCCTGGCTGCGAGACCTCGCCTTACAACAGCAGAAGATCGGCACCGTGCCCTTCTACGTCCCCTGGATTCCCCTAGGGGGATGGGCTCAACTGCCACCTGATCCGGTGGCAGTGTGGGACGACGTCGCGGTGCTCACTCCCGACGTCCTGTACCAGCGCACGGGGGACCTCCAGCTACTACACCGCCAATACCCCAGTGCTCGCTCCTACGTCGAGCAGGTCGCAGCCAAGGCTGGACCGACTCTGCTCTGCGAGGGTTGGACCCAGCTGGGCGACTGGCTGGATCCGGCCGCTCCGCCGGAGAGCCCGTTTGAGGCGACCACCGAGCCTGGCTTGGTGGCCACTGCATACTTCGCCTACTCCGCCCGCCGCCTTGCTGCGGTCGCCTCCCTGCTGGGAGAGGATGACGATGCGGCCCGATACACCGACCTCGCCGAAAAGGTGGTGGCCGCTTTCGTCACCCGCTACCTCACCGACGAGGGCCGGGCGACCAGTGACACCCAGACCGCGTATGCCCTGATCTCGGCCTTTGATCTCTATCCCAATATGCAGTCAAGGCAGGCCGGCGCTGACCGCCTGGCTCAGCTCGTGCGCGAGGCGGGCGGGCGGATCTCCACCGGATTCGCCGGCACTCCCGTCGTCACCGATGCCCTCACCCGCGACGGCCACCTGACCGAGGCTTATCTCATGGTCCAAGCTACCGGCTACCCGTCATGGCTCTACTCCATCACCATGGGAGCGACCACTATCTGGGAACGCTGGGACTCCATGCTGGCCGATGGCACCGTTAACCCCGGAGACATGACCTCCTTCAACCACTATGCTCTGGGCGCGGTTGCTGACTGGATGCACCGGGTGGTCGCAGGCTTGGAGGCCGCGGACACCGCATACCGCCGCATCCGCTTCGCCCCCCGGCCAGGCGGGACGTTGACCAGCGCCGGAGCCACCCACCGGACGCCTTACGGAGTGGCCCGCATCGACTGGACGCTAGAGGACGGCGCGCTGCGCACCACTGTGGTCGTACCCGTCGGAGCCCGCGGGATCGTCGAACTGCCCGGGGCGGAGCCAGTGGAGGTCGGCCACGGTATCCACGAGTTCGCCCAGGAGTACGTCCCCTGA
- a CDS encoding ester cyclase: MTTQSYGTSGPGQAGPIDVRQALEAQTQAVNAHDGPAFASFYAEDAVVVDPQYPEPLRGRAAIEQDVATFLKAFPDLQFSLNNILVDDRLVAGEGKIAGTNSGPIQLPGAEEIPATGRRLEFPMAFFSRFDESGKIVEERRYYDLASQQEQLGLT, translated from the coding sequence ATGACCACCCAGAGCTACGGCACGAGCGGCCCCGGGCAGGCGGGACCCATAGACGTCAGGCAGGCCCTCGAGGCGCAGACTCAGGCGGTTAACGCGCATGACGGCCCCGCTTTTGCCAGCTTCTATGCGGAAGACGCCGTCGTCGTCGATCCCCAGTACCCCGAGCCGCTGCGCGGCCGGGCGGCGATTGAACAGGACGTGGCGACGTTCCTCAAGGCATTCCCAGACCTCCAATTCTCTCTGAACAATATTCTGGTCGACGATCGCTTGGTCGCCGGCGAGGGCAAAATCGCGGGCACCAACAGCGGTCCCATCCAGCTGCCTGGGGCAGAAGAGATCCCGGCAACGGGCCGTCGGCTGGAGTTTCCCATGGCCTTCTTCAGCCGCTTCGACGAGTCCGGCAAAATCGTGGAGGAGCGCCGCTACTACGATCTCGCGAGTCAGCAGGAGCAACTTGGCCTGACGTAG
- a CDS encoding flavin monoamine oxidase family protein, producing MHDVDVVVVGAGLAGLSAARKLVQAGRTVAVLEARGRVAGRTLGGFLSNGVPVEMGGQWVGPTQDAVLGLVEELGLKTFPSFDQGEALTVFDGNVVRYADETFGLPPESAMEVGRLWEDLETLASTVAIEAPWETDGAEDLDRQTLDGWLVANTEDSIALRFFRLVVPVLFSAESPELSLLHFLFYVRSGTSLEALMTITGGAQESRVVGGTHQISERMSAELGGSVRLNTVVRTIRQDETGVLVEYEGGSVTAGRVVVAVPQTLAGRLRYVPPLPALRDGLTQQMPAGAVIKVQVGYDTPFWREDGLSGVVLSLDDAFNIVLDNSPDDGSCGVLVGFLEGAHARAANLMSAAERRELVIAALVKYFGPAAAHPFDVVEQDWTAEEFTRGCYGGRLGAGAWTQYGPALAAPVGRIHWAGAETSTVWNGYMDGAIRSGRRAADEILTKLS from the coding sequence ATGCACGATGTGGATGTCGTCGTCGTGGGCGCGGGCCTGGCCGGCCTAAGTGCAGCCCGCAAGCTGGTTCAGGCCGGCAGGACAGTTGCCGTGCTTGAGGCGCGCGGCCGGGTGGCCGGGCGCACGCTGGGAGGATTTCTCAGCAACGGGGTGCCGGTGGAGATGGGCGGCCAATGGGTCGGCCCCACACAGGACGCGGTGCTCGGGCTCGTAGAGGAACTGGGACTCAAGACCTTCCCCAGCTTCGACCAGGGCGAAGCCCTGACCGTTTTCGACGGCAACGTGGTTCGGTACGCCGACGAGACCTTCGGCCTTCCGCCGGAGTCGGCCATGGAGGTGGGCCGGCTCTGGGAGGACCTGGAGACCTTGGCCTCGACGGTGGCGATTGAGGCACCGTGGGAAACTGACGGCGCGGAAGACCTGGACCGGCAGACGCTGGACGGGTGGCTGGTGGCCAACACCGAAGACAGCATCGCGCTGCGCTTCTTCCGCCTGGTGGTGCCTGTCCTGTTTTCCGCCGAGTCTCCGGAGCTTTCACTCCTGCACTTCCTCTTCTACGTCAGGTCCGGCACCAGCCTTGAGGCACTGATGACCATAACAGGGGGTGCCCAGGAGAGCCGCGTCGTCGGCGGCACCCACCAAATCTCCGAGCGGATGTCCGCCGAACTGGGCGGCTCGGTCCGGCTCAATACCGTGGTCCGGACCATTCGCCAGGATGAGACGGGCGTGCTTGTCGAATACGAAGGCGGCAGCGTCACGGCCGGGCGCGTCGTCGTCGCCGTACCGCAGACGCTGGCCGGCCGGCTGCGGTACGTCCCGCCCCTGCCTGCGCTGCGCGACGGGCTCACCCAGCAGATGCCGGCCGGGGCCGTGATCAAGGTCCAGGTCGGCTACGACACTCCGTTCTGGCGCGAGGACGGACTAAGCGGAGTGGTACTCAGCCTCGATGACGCATTCAACATCGTCCTGGACAACAGCCCGGACGATGGCTCCTGCGGGGTACTGGTGGGCTTCCTCGAGGGCGCCCACGCCCGCGCCGCGAACTTGATGAGCGCAGCGGAGCGCCGCGAGCTGGTTATCGCCGCGCTGGTGAAGTACTTCGGGCCGGCGGCGGCGCACCCGTTCGACGTCGTCGAGCAGGACTGGACCGCTGAAGAGTTCACCCGCGGCTGCTACGGCGGGCGGCTCGGCGCGGGCGCCTGGACCCAGTACGGTCCGGCCCTCGCTGCGCCCGTGGGCCGGATCCACTGGGCGGGCGCAGAAACCTCCACGGTCTGGAACGGCTACATGGACGGTGCCATCCGCTCCGGCCGCCGGGCCGCCGACGAGATCCTCACGAAACTCTCCTAG
- a CDS encoding S8 family peptidase: MNAEAESTSLQQQGIEVKATLSHAMKASVVVATPKEMESLKRSEDVASVEPDTPVSISGATSIWGLDRVDQRSGRDGQYSIGDEGAGVNIYIVDTGLHVSHTEFSGRVPAVWWGVHDGNGIHDCNGHGTHVAGTAAGTTYGVAKKAKVIPIRALACDGSGWASTIMAGIDWSVQHHVAGQPAVLNLSIGGFTNASFDEVVQSAANDGMTVVASAGNSGADACAASPARVPSAITVAATDINDVQASWSNYGSCVDIQAPGVSIRSAWSNAPTGYNTLDGTSMAAPHVSGAAAILLSRDPSLSPAQVHQSMTNSAMTGVISASKGATPNRLLFIPAPNPAPPSCSNLQPGDAWAGVGTHCGLQGSAGSTLSTAEAPPVTAVEVPAPVITANAAPAPATAAPTPEPAQAAPAPPAPERADAPSQQTAAALPQNIPAAANAAQEVAKAEPGVISPEPVVDEVTKRPETTFSETAASSATANSTSTPLPSSGATIAPVADTFEDAAEDKVLAAANNSVWVTTIGLVLGGVVVAYAIRRLKRSGWRSPSYVRLN; the protein is encoded by the coding sequence GTGAATGCAGAAGCGGAGTCTACGTCCCTGCAGCAACAAGGGATTGAAGTTAAGGCGACTCTTTCCCATGCAATGAAAGCTTCAGTAGTTGTAGCGACACCGAAGGAAATGGAGTCGCTGAAAAGATCAGAAGACGTGGCCTCAGTTGAACCTGACACTCCCGTTTCCATCTCTGGAGCCACGTCTATTTGGGGGCTTGACCGAGTAGATCAGCGATCAGGAAGGGACGGGCAGTACAGCATTGGTGATGAAGGTGCTGGGGTCAATATCTACATTGTTGACACTGGGCTACATGTTTCCCACACAGAATTTTCCGGGAGAGTTCCTGCTGTCTGGTGGGGAGTCCATGATGGTAATGGAATCCATGACTGTAATGGTCATGGGACGCACGTCGCTGGAACCGCCGCCGGAACAACATACGGCGTTGCCAAGAAAGCTAAAGTCATCCCCATCCGAGCGCTTGCGTGTGATGGAAGCGGTTGGGCTTCAACGATCATGGCAGGGATTGACTGGTCAGTTCAGCACCATGTTGCTGGTCAGCCGGCAGTACTAAACCTGAGTATTGGCGGTTTCACTAATGCTTCATTTGACGAAGTCGTTCAAAGCGCTGCTAACGACGGGATGACAGTAGTCGCATCAGCCGGCAACTCCGGCGCTGATGCCTGTGCTGCTTCTCCTGCTCGTGTTCCGTCTGCCATTACTGTTGCAGCAACGGATATTAACGACGTTCAAGCTTCTTGGTCTAACTACGGCTCTTGCGTTGATATTCAAGCGCCGGGAGTGTCCATCAGGTCTGCTTGGAGCAACGCTCCTACCGGCTACAACACTCTGGACGGTACTTCAATGGCTGCTCCTCACGTTTCTGGTGCGGCTGCAATCCTGCTTTCCCGTGACCCTTCGTTATCCCCGGCACAAGTTCACCAATCGATGACAAATAGCGCGATGACGGGTGTCATCAGTGCCAGCAAGGGCGCAACCCCGAACAGGTTGCTGTTCATTCCCGCGCCTAATCCGGCTCCTCCCTCCTGCTCGAATCTCCAACCTGGTGATGCATGGGCCGGGGTAGGCACGCATTGTGGGTTGCAGGGATCAGCAGGTTCTACCCTGTCTACTGCTGAAGCTCCCCCTGTAACTGCTGTTGAAGTTCCCGCTCCCGTTATTACGGCCAATGCTGCGCCCGCACCTGCTACTGCGGCCCCAACTCCAGAGCCTGCACAAGCCGCTCCCGCACCACCGGCTCCCGAACGGGCTGATGCTCCCTCCCAGCAGACTGCAGCCGCTTTGCCCCAAAATATCCCTGCTGCGGCCAATGCGGCGCAGGAAGTGGCGAAGGCTGAACCTGGAGTGATTTCACCTGAGCCGGTGGTGGATGAAGTCACTAAACGCCCTGAAACGACATTCTCGGAAACAGCAGCGTCATCAGCGACAGCGAACTCTACCTCTACTCCATTACCAAGTAGCGGTGCCACAATTGCCCCTGTTGCGGACACATTCGAAGATGCTGCGGAGGATAAGGTGCTCGCTGCAGCGAACAACTCTGTTTGGGTAACCACGATCGGATTAGTCCTTGGTGGAGTGGTTGTCGCCTATGCAATCAGGAGATTGAAACGGAGCGGCTGGCGCTCGCCGTCCTACGTTCGCCTCAACTGA